Proteins from one Roseofilum reptotaenium CS-1145 genomic window:
- the tilS gene encoding tRNA lysidine(34) synthetase TilS: MAGSSKPDWSDLHAKFQSTLRSRPQLLPPQESLLVAVSGGQDSVCLLKLLLDLQPNWRWHLAVAHCDHQMRPDSATNAQHVSEVTGHWNLSFYQKTAEQPLQGEAAARSWRYHALIALAETHGFSRIVTGHTKSDRAETLLHNLIRGSGLDGLAALTWQRPLTENVQLVRPMLEIGRSQTTQFCQHFHLPIWEDSTNQETRYTRNQIRLHLIPALEAINPQVQTHLATTAELLDADVEYLESIAKTLYTQVSQPNLPQLNRQLLADAPLSLQRRVIRQFLIQWLPHAPNFAQVEKVTHLIAAPNRSQTDPFPGGRIACVHHPWIELKL, encoded by the coding sequence ATGGCTGGTTCTTCTAAACCAGATTGGAGCGACTTACACGCCAAGTTCCAGAGTACATTGCGATCGCGCCCCCAACTGCTTCCCCCCCAGGAGTCGTTGTTGGTAGCCGTTTCGGGAGGTCAAGATTCGGTTTGCCTCCTGAAACTACTCCTGGACTTGCAACCCAACTGGAGATGGCACTTAGCTGTTGCCCACTGCGACCATCAAATGCGCCCGGATTCTGCAACCAATGCCCAGCATGTCTCAGAGGTGACTGGACATTGGAACCTCTCGTTTTATCAAAAAACCGCAGAACAGCCCCTTCAAGGGGAAGCTGCTGCCCGCTCCTGGCGTTATCATGCCTTGATAGCACTAGCCGAAACCCATGGGTTTTCCAGGATTGTGACGGGTCATACCAAGAGCGATCGCGCCGAGACCCTGTTACATAACCTGATTCGCGGTAGTGGACTCGATGGACTTGCGGCTCTGACGTGGCAGCGTCCCCTGACAGAAAACGTGCAACTGGTACGTCCGATGCTGGAGATTGGGCGATCGCAAACCACCCAATTTTGCCAACACTTCCACCTCCCCATCTGGGAAGATAGCACCAATCAAGAGACCCGCTACACCCGTAACCAGATCAGATTGCACCTCATCCCTGCCCTAGAAGCCATTAACCCCCAAGTCCAAACCCATCTCGCCACCACTGCTGAACTCCTAGATGCCGATGTTGAGTATCTCGAATCCATAGCGAAAACTCTTTATACCCAAGTCTCGCAACCCAACTTACCCCAACTCAACCGCCAACTTCTCGCAGACGCACCCCTATCCCTACAACGGCGTGTCATCCGCCAATTTCTGATACAATGGCTACCTCATGCCCCCAACTTTGCCCAAGTTGAAAAAGTTACCCATCTAATCGCCGCGCCCAACCGCTCCCAAACCGATCCCTTTCCCGGTGGAAGGATTGCCTGTGTCCATCATCCCTGGATTGAATTGAAATTGTAG
- a CDS encoding helix-turn-helix domain-containing protein, with the protein MTEVDEKFPLNSVLQPLMEKVGLNSWTALSQSSGVSIKQLRRIRQGKIDDLKMSTLRQLATALHIGAPELLSALGQLPDPVTELRQEYDRLQLQFKEQHQELKEGFQRESLDQLESWLRYWPIAVAKVEQQANIKPSNLVKLVKPVEYLVQSWGLETIGAVGDRIPYDPQWHQLTQGIAEPGSLVTVVMPGYLYQQKLLFRAEVAID; encoded by the coding sequence ATGACTGAAGTAGACGAAAAATTTCCCTTGAATTCTGTTCTTCAACCTTTGATGGAAAAGGTGGGTTTAAACTCTTGGACAGCCTTGAGTCAAAGTTCAGGAGTATCGATAAAACAATTGCGGCGCATCCGTCAAGGTAAAATAGACGATTTGAAAATGAGTACGTTGCGGCAATTAGCGACAGCGCTACACATTGGTGCGCCAGAATTGTTATCCGCTCTTGGACAATTGCCCGATCCAGTAACTGAATTGCGGCAAGAATACGATCGCCTTCAACTACAATTCAAAGAACAACATCAAGAGTTAAAAGAAGGTTTTCAGCGAGAAAGTTTAGACCAGTTAGAATCTTGGTTGCGCTATTGGCCGATCGCCGTGGCTAAAGTGGAACAGCAAGCCAATATCAAACCCAGTAATTTGGTGAAACTGGTCAAACCCGTTGAGTATCTCGTGCAAAGTTGGGGGTTAGAAACAATAGGAGCAGTTGGCGATCGCATTCCCTATGACCCCCAATGGCATCAACTCACCCAGGGAATAGCCGAGCCAGGAAGCTTAGTGACCGTGGTGATGCCAGGATATCTCTATCAGCAAAAGCTGCTATTTCGAGCAGAAGTCGCGATCGATTAA
- a CDS encoding putative toxin-antitoxin system toxin component, PIN family — protein MSYIAVFDTNILISALLSTTSYPFQYLALAKTGKIKSVTCQGILDEFREKLLLKCKFSEEMAKAAVDEVLSFSNLVRISRTLKTIPADPDDDRVVECAVMGNVSHIVTGDKLR, from the coding sequence ATGTCATATATCGCTGTTTTTGATACTAATATTTTAATCTCTGCACTTCTCTCTACAACCAGTTATCCGTTTCAATATCTAGCTCTAGCAAAAACTGGGAAAATTAAATCTGTCACTTGTCAAGGAATTTTGGATGAGTTTAGGGAAAAGTTGTTGTTGAAATGCAAATTTTCTGAGGAAATGGCAAAAGCAGCAGTAGATGAAGTTCTATCTTTTTCAAACCTGGTGAGAATTTCTCGAACGCTCAAAACCATACCAGCAGACCCAGATGATGATAGGGTTGTAGAGTGTGCTGTGATGGGTAATGTCAGCCATATTGTTACAGGAGATAAGCTTAGATGA
- a CDS encoding calcium-translocating P-type ATPase, PMCA-type, which yields MTIQKHQPHLEESKHLWGLTATEVEASRQRYGLNLLTPPEPTPWWKLYLEKYEDPIIRILIVAALLAMTIGFVDGEYLEGLGILIAIFLATTVSFINEFKATQEFNILNQVNDEVPITVVRNSIFSKVPKKEIVVGDVVLLEAGDEVPADGLVIGAVSFQINESSLTGETLPVTKVTSKQLEKVTVSSTAYPPDQVMRGTIVVDGHGILEVIAIGDQTEIGRTARAAAGPTEEKTPLNQQLDRLSQLIGVCGLLIAVLIDSALIVRGILADEFNLSGQQWYVTSLVILSVTIALTKVWLPIVYQGLSLIKPQMKSPEWLEDEGLFAWLKSLAIGVLVLAGGLGIGWLFNWVPPTAQTWITAEAATSLLTYFMIAVAVIVVAVPEGLPLSVVLSLAYSMRRMTRQNALVRQMQACETIGATTVICSDKTGTLTLNKMQVSEACFGGDLDLMAEAIAINSTANLQRSCNLNLGQEEVIPIGDPTEGALLLWLDDQQHNYEQERESFRTLNQLTFSPERKYMATLGYSRHRASDAEPSRPIIHIKGAPEIVLAQCSHILTEKGVQPIPSHSAIAQTMQTYEAHGMRLLGFAYRDNLTLPYPEAEIEIERLMSQPMIWLGFVAIADPIRPDVPRAIKTCQRAQVGVKIVTGDNPNTSKYIARQIGLVTDEDGPECFLTGQDFAQLDDEQARRAVRDLKVLSRARPADKQRLVKLLQENGEVIAVTGDGTNDAPALNQAQVGLAMGQESTSVAKEASDIIILDHSFKSIENAVMWGRSLYQNIQKFILFQLTINVAACGIALLGPFININLPLTVTQLLWVNLIMDTFAALALATDPPNPMVMRHPPRNPKAFIITLSMAKQLLSVAFVFLIFFVAFLLYIQQDGMVDPYELSLFFTTFVMVNWWNLFNAKCFGLKDSVFKNLPDNPGFLIISAVILFGQIIIVQWGDGFFRTVPLHLQDWLVIWGGTSIILWVGELGRLLARIRSQMAQS from the coding sequence ATGACCATTCAAAAACATCAACCTCACCTGGAAGAGTCAAAACACCTGTGGGGGCTAACAGCGACAGAAGTTGAAGCGAGTCGCCAACGGTATGGACTCAACCTCCTCACCCCACCAGAACCAACGCCTTGGTGGAAACTTTATCTAGAAAAGTATGAAGACCCTATTATTCGGATTCTAATTGTGGCGGCACTGTTGGCCATGACCATTGGCTTTGTCGATGGAGAATATTTGGAAGGTCTGGGGATTCTGATCGCGATTTTTTTAGCGACTACAGTTTCGTTTATCAATGAGTTTAAGGCAACCCAAGAATTTAATATTCTCAACCAAGTCAATGATGAAGTCCCCATAACTGTAGTCCGCAATAGCATTTTTAGTAAAGTCCCCAAAAAGGAGATTGTAGTTGGAGATGTGGTCTTACTTGAAGCCGGGGATGAAGTCCCGGCTGATGGTTTAGTCATTGGTGCAGTATCGTTTCAGATTAATGAGTCTAGCTTGACTGGAGAAACTCTACCCGTGACTAAGGTGACCTCTAAGCAGTTAGAGAAAGTGACGGTTAGTTCTACAGCCTATCCTCCAGATCAGGTGATGCGAGGAACCATTGTGGTAGATGGCCATGGCATTCTGGAGGTAATTGCCATCGGCGATCAAACAGAAATTGGACGCACTGCACGGGCGGCTGCTGGGCCAACAGAGGAAAAAACGCCCCTGAATCAACAACTCGATCGCCTGAGTCAGTTGATTGGGGTTTGTGGGTTGTTAATTGCTGTTTTAATTGATTCGGCCTTAATTGTGCGGGGTATTTTGGCAGATGAATTTAATCTCAGTGGCCAACAGTGGTATGTGACCAGTTTAGTTATTCTAAGCGTGACGATCGCCTTAACTAAGGTTTGGTTACCCATTGTCTATCAAGGATTGAGCTTGATTAAACCCCAGATGAAATCCCCAGAATGGTTAGAAGATGAGGGTTTATTTGCATGGCTCAAAAGTTTGGCCATCGGAGTATTGGTGCTAGCGGGGGGATTGGGTATCGGTTGGCTGTTTAACTGGGTTCCGCCAACAGCGCAAACTTGGATCACCGCAGAAGCGGCCACGTCCCTACTGACCTATTTTATGATTGCTGTAGCGGTGATTGTAGTGGCGGTTCCCGAAGGCTTACCCTTAAGTGTGGTTTTGAGTCTGGCTTATAGTATGCGACGCATGACCCGGCAAAATGCCCTGGTGCGCCAAATGCAAGCGTGCGAGACGATTGGGGCAACTACGGTGATCTGTTCCGATAAGACGGGAACCTTGACTCTGAATAAGATGCAAGTGAGTGAGGCTTGTTTTGGAGGAGACTTAGATCTGATGGCTGAGGCGATCGCCATTAATAGTACCGCCAATTTACAGCGCAGTTGCAACCTCAATTTAGGCCAAGAAGAGGTTATACCGATTGGCGATCCTACTGAAGGAGCGCTGCTCTTATGGTTAGACGATCAGCAGCATAACTATGAACAAGAACGGGAAAGTTTTCGCACTTTAAACCAGTTAACTTTTTCCCCAGAACGGAAATATATGGCCACCTTGGGTTATTCTCGCCATCGTGCCAGTGATGCGGAGCCTTCTCGTCCCATTATTCACATTAAAGGCGCGCCAGAAATTGTGTTAGCCCAATGTAGTCATATTCTGACCGAAAAAGGAGTGCAACCGATTCCCAGCCATAGCGCGATCGCCCAAACTATGCAAACCTACGAAGCCCATGGTATGAGGCTGTTAGGATTTGCCTATCGGGATAACTTAACTCTCCCCTATCCTGAAGCGGAAATTGAGATTGAACGCCTCATGAGCCAACCCATGATTTGGTTAGGCTTTGTGGCTATTGCTGACCCGATTCGCCCCGATGTACCCAGAGCGATTAAAACCTGTCAACGGGCCCAGGTTGGCGTTAAAATTGTCACTGGCGATAATCCCAACACCTCCAAATATATTGCTCGTCAAATTGGGTTAGTTACCGATGAGGATGGCCCAGAATGCTTTTTAACGGGTCAAGACTTTGCTCAACTTGACGACGAGCAAGCGCGAAGGGCTGTTCGGGACTTAAAAGTCCTCTCTCGTGCCCGTCCTGCGGATAAACAACGATTGGTAAAACTTTTACAAGAAAATGGCGAAGTCATCGCGGTTACCGGAGATGGAACTAACGACGCACCCGCCCTTAATCAAGCGCAAGTGGGATTAGCCATGGGTCAAGAAAGTACCTCAGTAGCCAAAGAAGCCAGTGATATTATTATCCTGGATCACTCCTTTAAGAGTATCGAAAATGCTGTCATGTGGGGGCGATCGCTCTATCAAAACATTCAAAAATTTATCCTGTTTCAGCTCACCATTAATGTGGCTGCCTGTGGCATTGCCCTACTCGGCCCCTTTATCAACATCAATTTACCCTTAACTGTCACCCAACTGTTATGGGTCAACCTGATTATGGATACCTTTGCAGCTCTCGCTTTAGCCACCGATCCCCCCAACCCGATGGTCATGCGCCATCCTCCTCGTAATCCGAAAGCCTTTATCATCACGCTATCAATGGCTAAACAACTCTTATCGGTGGCCTTTGTATTCCTGATCTTTTTTGTCGCCTTTCTCCTTTATATTCAGCAAGATGGAATGGTTGACCCCTATGAACTCTCCCTCTTCTTTACCACCTTTGTCATGGTCAACTGGTGGAATTTATTTAATGCCAAATGCTTTGGCTTAAAAGATTCCGTCTTCAAAAACCTACCCGATAATCCTGGCTTTTTAATCATTTCTGCGGTAATCCTGTTTGGACAAATTATCATTGTTCAATGGGGTGATGGTTTCTTTAGAACGGTTCCCCTCCATCTCCAGGATTGGTTAGTAATTTGGGGCGGAACCTCCATTATTCTTTGGGTAGGAGAACTTGGACGATTATTGGCTCGTATCCGTAGCCAAATGGCACAAAGTTAG
- a CDS encoding DUF2808 domain-containing protein: MGNWIQGYKPLVLPFSLLALTVGSPILAIPLSSPIYAVTLRDGITAFAGLPRLISVTTTNNTIRAWSAAYYFTIELPEDASEPLKTLEITQTQGFDVPRYEAQRTRVFAGDRRNRGRSFSLEEVAIAERTLTLTLEEPIPPGTIFTVGLYPVRNPNVTGVYLFGVTAFPHGEKPQKAFLGFGRLHFYRTPWI, from the coding sequence ATTGACCGTTGGCTCTCCTATTCTAGCCATTCCTTTATCCTCACCCATTTATGCGGTTACTCTACGAGATGGAATTACAGCTTTTGCGGGATTACCTCGGTTAATCTCTGTTACCACCACCAATAATACTATTCGCGCTTGGAGTGCCGCCTATTACTTCACTATCGAACTCCCTGAAGATGCCAGTGAACCCCTCAAGACGCTAGAAATTACCCAAACTCAAGGGTTTGATGTCCCTCGGTATGAGGCTCAACGGACAAGGGTTTTTGCCGGAGATCGCCGGAATCGGGGTAGATCGTTTAGCCTAGAAGAGGTGGCGATCGCCGAGCGGACTCTTACCCTCACTTTAGAGGAACCCATCCCCCCTGGAACAATATTTACTGTTGGATTGTATCCCGTGAGAAATCCCAATGTAACCGGCGTATATCTATTTGGCGTAACCGCCTTTCCCCACGGAGAAAAACCCCAAAAAGCCTTTCTTGGATTTGGCCGCCTCCATTTTTATCGAACCCCTTGGATTTAA